The DNA window TCCCGCCGTGGCGTGGTGGCCGGGCAAGATCAAGGCCGGCGCGGAGTCCGATGCGTTGGTTCTGGGCTTCGATCTATTCCCGACCTTCACCGAGATCGCGGGGATCGGGGAAGATGCGCCGGACAATCTCGACGGCACGAGCGCGAAGGCGCACCTGTTGGAACAGGCGGAGTTCAAGGACCGCGAGATTTTCTTCGGCTACGAGCCGAAACTAGGAACCGCGATGCGTCGTGGTGACTGGAAGCTCATCGTCAAGGGTGACGACGTGCAGCTTTACAATCTGAAGGACGACCTTTCCGAGACGCGCAACGTCGCCGAGGAACATCCCGACGTCACCAAGTCGATGCGAGCCGCGATCGAGCGCTTCAAGCAGACGGTGACGAAGGGATCGTAGAGACGGTCGCCGTAAGCTAGGCTCGGCGCCGACTCAATCGAGCCAGCGCCTGAGCTGGGCCGGTGGACGCGTGATGAGAATCGCGGCGAGACCCGCGAGGGCGCCTGCAGCGAACACGCCCCACACCAAAGGGCTGGCACCGAGCAGCCGGTTCTTGTCCTCGTCGGCCAGTCGCCGCTCGATCGCCTCGTAACGGATCACGTTCCGAAAAGTTCCGTCGCGGCGGTGGACCACGACGTTGCACTCGTCGTCTTCGGCGACGTCGATCGACGCCTCGATGGCAGCTTGCTGGGTGTCGTGGATGGAGAGCGGTTTGTCGGTTCCGGAAAGGCGGATCGCCCATCCGTCTTCGTGCGGGACGATATGGAGATTGTGTTTCATGTGTGGTCTCGAGCGTTTGCTACGCTATTGGAGAGCGAATCCCGTGCCCGACGGTTTCATAGGCCTCGCGGCCGCTCTTCGTGCTTCGTGCACCGACTTCTGCAACGCCGCGGTTGCGAATTGCACAGGCTCAGGCGAGCGGTTCATCAGCGGCAACCACCGGGTTCGGCCTTGTTGCTGGAGGTAGCGCAGCCGATAACACCCCGCCCATGAGGAAACGCCACCTCGCATTCATCGGTCTCGCGGTGCTGATCGGCATCGGTGAGCTGCAAGCCCGCGCAGGGGGCGGCGGTGGCTTCTCCGGCGGTGGCGGTGGAGGGGGTTTCAGTGGCGGCGGCGGAGGAGGCTTCAGCGGCGGTGGTGGCGGCGACGGCGATGGAGACCTCGGCATTCTGATTTATCTGCTGTTCCGCCTGTGCGTCGAACATCCGTTCATTGGCATTCCGCTGGTGGCTGTTCTCGGCTGGGCCTTCTTCTTTTATGGCAAGAAGGGCTACAACGGGTCGGTCGGCTACCATCAGGGATCGGTCATCCGGAAGGGCCGCGCGATGCAGGAGCAGCGCATGCGTGAGGTGGCGCTCGGCAACTTGCGCGAGCGGGATCCGGGCTTTGACGAGGGAGCGTTCTGCCGGCGGGTCGGACTCGCTTTTCTCAAGATCCAGAATGCGTGGTGCGCGCATGACCTGAGGCAGGTCGAGGCGTTCATTTCCGACGGCGTGGACGAACGCTTCAGTCTGCAGATCCAGGAGCAGCAGGAAGAGGGCTGGCGGGACCACATGGAGAACATCCAGATCCATCGGACGCGGATCGTGCAGGTGAAATCGGATTCGGTGTACGACGTGATCACGGTGGAGCTGCACTGCTCCGCGGTGGACTACCGGGTCAACCTGAGGACCGGCATGAAGACCTCGGGTTCGAGTGCGGACTCGTCATTCACCGAATACTGGTCGTTCATCCGTAGGCCGGATGCCAAGACCCTGGCGGCGGGTGGTTTGATCGAAGGGCAATGCCCGAACTGCGGCAGCCCGCTCGAGCTGAACGAATCGGCCCAGTGCGGCAGTTGCCTTTCGCTGGTGAAGAGCGGTGCCTACGACTGGGTTCTCGCCGAGATCACCCAGGCCTCGGAGTGGGTGGCGACGGAGGATGTCGCTTACCCGGGATTGCCTGCGATGATGAAGAAGGATCCGGGCTTCTCGTTCCAGGCCCTCGAAGACAAGACCAGCGTGATGTTCTGGCGTCTGATGGCGTCCTACCGGAGCGGCAAGAGCGACCCGATCCGCAAGATGGCGACCGATGCCTGTGTTGAACGCCTGGCCGGAGAACTGGCGGCTGACGCACAGGGCAATCGATCCTACCCGGGTGACTGTGCGGTCGGGGGCGTGGAGTCGCTGGGCGTCATTCCGGGTGACGACGGCGACCGGGCGCTGGTGAAGGTCCGCTGGAGCGGATCGATGCATCGGCAAACGGCCAACGGGGAAAGGACCCGTGCCGGAGCGAAGCTGATCCACACCGACATCTTCGTGCTTCTGCGCGGAGGGCAGACGAAGACCAACATCGAACGGGGTCTGCAGGCGAGCCATTGCCCCAACTGCGGCGGAAGCGTGTCGAGCAGCGCGGCCACGGCCTGCGAGTACTGTGGCACCGTGATCAACGACGGTGCCTTGGACTGGGTCCTCGAATACAGGGCCGGACCGTACGATCCGTGGATCAAGTCACTCCGCGAGGCGATGGCCGCCCAGCCGCGGGGAGCGGCGGGCGAGGGTGTCGCGGCTGTGGCACCGGGTTTGGATGGCGTCGAACATCACGGTGGCCTCACCCTCGCGGCGTGGCTGGTCAACGTGATGATGGCGGACGGCCAAGTCGATCCGAAGGAACAGCGGGTGCTGGAAGGATACGGGAAACGTGCGGGTCTGCGCCCCGAAGAGATCGAATCGCTGATCACGTCCGCACACGACGGAACGCTCGAGCTGGAGAGTCCGGACGATGAAGGGGAGATCCGCGCCTGGCTCACCGAGATGGCGGCGATGGCGCTGGCCGACGGCCGCGTGTCGCGTGAGGAGAACCGCGCCCTGGTCCTGCTCGGCGGCAAGCTCGGTTACGGCCCGGTTGACATCAGCCAGCTGATCAACCGGACCCGCACGCAACTCTACCGGCAGAGCAGGGGATTGATCCGGGAAGTACGGGCATCCTAGTTTTTGAGGCACGGCTGGCGGCCGGATACC is part of the Haloferula helveola genome and encodes:
- a CDS encoding DUF2188 domain-containing protein — encoded protein: MKHNLHIVPHEDGWAIRLSGTDKPLSIHDTQQAAIEASIDVAEDDECNVVVHRRDGTFRNVIRYEAIERRLADEDKNRLLGASPLVWGVFAAGALAGLAAILITRPPAQLRRWLD
- a CDS encoding TIM44-like domain-containing protein, whose product is MRKRHLAFIGLAVLIGIGELQARAGGGGGFSGGGGGGGFSGGGGGGFSGGGGGDGDGDLGILIYLLFRLCVEHPFIGIPLVAVLGWAFFFYGKKGYNGSVGYHQGSVIRKGRAMQEQRMREVALGNLRERDPGFDEGAFCRRVGLAFLKIQNAWCAHDLRQVEAFISDGVDERFSLQIQEQQEEGWRDHMENIQIHRTRIVQVKSDSVYDVITVELHCSAVDYRVNLRTGMKTSGSSADSSFTEYWSFIRRPDAKTLAAGGLIEGQCPNCGSPLELNESAQCGSCLSLVKSGAYDWVLAEITQASEWVATEDVAYPGLPAMMKKDPGFSFQALEDKTSVMFWRLMASYRSGKSDPIRKMATDACVERLAGELAADAQGNRSYPGDCAVGGVESLGVIPGDDGDRALVKVRWSGSMHRQTANGERTRAGAKLIHTDIFVLLRGGQTKTNIERGLQASHCPNCGGSVSSSAATACEYCGTVINDGALDWVLEYRAGPYDPWIKSLREAMAAQPRGAAGEGVAAVAPGLDGVEHHGGLTLAAWLVNVMMADGQVDPKEQRVLEGYGKRAGLRPEEIESLITSAHDGTLELESPDDEGEIRAWLTEMAAMALADGRVSREENRALVLLGGKLGYGPVDISQLINRTRTQLYRQSRGLIREVRAS